One window from the genome of Sesamum indicum cultivar Zhongzhi No. 13 linkage group LG15, S_indicum_v1.0, whole genome shotgun sequence encodes:
- the LOC105178147 gene encoding uncharacterized protein LOC105178147: MTDPAKAQDGDPFLLNYDAAEVRIAAEFLSNWLPFLSRGLCKSCTQTLSDGIRSLHTAPLASPTVKKSWADMALEDDLAAEENEVGSFINMNDSSVERTSVDELKPKVALSRDQREYIRFSSVQRKKDFICLERVNGKFVNILDGLELHKGVFSAAEQKRIVSYVEQLEEMGRNGQLKERTFSAPQKWMRGKGRVTLQFGCCYNYAVDKNGNPPGILKNETVDPLPHLFKVMIKRLVRWHVLPPSCVPDSCIVNIYEEGDCIPPHIDNHDFVRPFSTVSFLSECEILFGSNLKIVGAGEFAGSYAIPLPVGSVLVINGNGADVAKHCVPAVPAKRISITFRRMDESKRPSGYAPEPDLEGLQPLLVEADRSRKYYASRPRRSSGKPAVGRGDRMDHGRRLIVDNTDARYSGRIRQGHGNRRRFRANSEN, from the exons ATGACTGACCCTGCAAAAGCTCAAGACGGGGATCCCTTCCTCCTTAATTACGACGCGGCTGAAGTCCGGATCGCCGCCGAGTTTTTGTCCAATTGGCTGCCTTTTCTATCCCGGGGCCTCTGCAAATCATGCACCCAGACTCTCTCCGATGGCATCCGATCCCTCCACACAG CACCACTTGCAAGCCCAACTGTGAAAAAGTCTTGGGCTGATATGGCTCTGGAGGATGATCTTGCAGCAGAAGAGAATGAAGTGGGTAGTTTTATCAACATGAATGATTCTTCTGTGGAGCGAACATCAGTTGATGAACTTAAGCCGAAAGTGGCTTTGTCGAGAGACCAGAGAGAGTATATTCGATTTAGTAGTGTTCAGAGGAAGAAGGATTTCATATGTTTGGAAAGAGTTAATGGAAAATTTGTCAACATACTGGATGGGCTGGAGTTACATAAAGGTGTCTTCAGTGCTGCAGAACAGAAGAGGATTGTTAGTTATGTCGAACAGCTCGAGGAGATGGGAAGGAATGGACAGCTGAAAG agCGTACTTTCTCTGCACCTCAAAAATGGATGAGAGGAAAGGGACGTGTAACTCTGCAATTTGGTTGCTGTTACAATTATGCCGTA GATAAAAATGGTAATCCACCAGGCATCCTCAAGAATGAAACTGTTGATCCTTTGCCTCATCTGTTCAAGGTTATGATCAAAAGGCTTGTCAGGTGGCATGTTCTGCCGCCATCTTGTGTCCCTGACAGCTGTATTGTGAACATCTATGAAGAGGGGGACTGTATACCACCTCACATCGATAATCATGATTTCGTTAGACCATTTTCTACTGTTTCATTTCTAAGTGAGTGCGAGATTCTTTTCGGTTCAAACTTGAAAATAGTAGGTGCTGGTGAGTTTGCTGGTTCTTATGCAATTCCCCTGCCTGTCGG ATCCGTTCTTGTTATAAATGGAAATGGAGCTGATGTGGCTAAACACTGCGTGCCAGCAGTCCCTGCGAAAAG GATATCAATAACCTTTAGGAGAATGGACGAATCCAAACGACCATCTGGATATGCCCCTGAACCTGATCTGGAAGGGCTGCAGCCATTGTTGGTTGAAGCGGACAGATCGAGGAAGTATTATGCTTCAAGACCAAGACGTTCTTCAGGAAAGCCAGCTGTTGGAAGAGGGGATAGGATGGACCATGGGAGAAGATTGATCGTAGATAATACAGATGCCCGTTATTCAGGCCGAATCCGACAAGGTCATGGAAATCGGAGAAGGTTCCGTGCTAACTCAGAAAATTGA
- the LOC105178388 gene encoding protein WUSCHEL, whose product MEPHQQAQQQQQQANDQEGGGKSSSFLCRQSSTRWTPTTDQIRILKDLYYNNGVRSPTAEQIQRISAKLRQYGKIEGKNVFYWFQNHKARERQKKRFTADIPMHRSNATSHWKNEPDHQFLSPIYNKLSNITAPPPPGNNFPSSSASSAAGLLSVGNYGYGSVAMEKSFRECSITPSSNGGGQNFAWIGVDPYSSAYPFLEKRKYASNNAHQTLELEEEEDDDAPPEIETLPLFPMHGDAIKQENDYYNGWRHRSDEDGATAGGARASLELSLNSYAARFPTPP is encoded by the exons ATGGAACCTCATCAACAAGcccagcagcagcagcagcaagcAAATGATCAAGAAGGTGGCGGGAAAAGCAGTAGCTTTCTGTGCAGGCAGAGCAGTACGAGGTGGACTCCGACCACTGACCAGATAAGAATCTTGAAGGATCTTTATTACAACAATGGGGTTAGGTCTCCAACTGCCGAACAGATTCAGAGGATCTCTGCTAAGCTGAGGCAGTACGGTAAGATTGAGGGCAAGAACGTGTTCTACTGGTTCCAAAACCACAAAGCCCGTGAGAGGCAGAAGAAGCGGTTCACTGCTGACATCCCCATGCACCGCTCTAATGCCACTTCTCACTGGAAAAATGAACCTGATCATCAGTTTCTCTCTCCTATCTACAACAAGCTTTCTAACATTACTGCCCCTCCTCCTCCTG GTAATAATTTCCCATCTTCTTCGGCTTCTTCAGCTGCTGGTTTGCTGAGTGTGGGGAACTATGGTTATGGATCCGTGGCAATGGAGAAGAGCTTTCGG GAGTGCTCCATAACCCCAAGTAGCAATGGTGGTGGTCAGAATTTTGCATGGATAGGTGTTGATCCATACTCTTCAGCCTACCCTTTtcttgaaaagagaaaatacgCCTCTAATAATGCTCATCAAACCCTAGAactggaggaggaggaagacgACGATGCCCCACCGGAGATCGAAACCCTTCCACTATTTCCCATGCACGGCGACGCCATCAAGCAAGAAAACGATTACTACAACGGCTGGCGCCACCGTTCTGATGAGGACGGTGCCACGGCTGGCGGTGCTAGGGCTTCCCTGGAACTCAGCCTCAACTCCTATGCTGCCAGATTCCCTACTCCCCCTTGA